The Mycolicibacterium boenickei genome has a segment encoding these proteins:
- a CDS encoding DUF1254 domain-containing protein, whose translation MTDSDRFKAIADVAFEGGYPTTDAAQSLTEELYFQRAVQTYLWALPAVNMYAMKKGLGAVAGTGYNVMSVYEKRLKPNTVITTPNSDVIYCIGFADLSETGPLVLEAPPKIQGLLDDFWHRPLAGPRIGDVQYLGDIGIPGPDKGQGGKYLVVPSGQEVGLLGIDPNEYFIYDCPTNRVFIFQRGFFQSVDDLSPGVQSVEGLVVRPLNGPAIPMKFQHVSDLPANALFAHDAGYFDILNELIQNERVDSVDPYMHGSLAALGIAKGRPFAPTDRQRQLLGLGAQTAWKMAKNIAAHFDQEQNALWWQDRRWVAHAKTELDDFWHTLLDEQWRDRTTGHTDVNAKAHMFINAYSISSGMMSSIVGMGAKYGAAYKDSNGEYLRGENTYTIDLPADPPANILWSVTVYDADTAAGVDAPGQVYPSLNSMNDLEFNDDGSVTFYIGPNPPEGAKNWLKTVPGRGWFSLIRWYGPKQEFFEHKYKPGDFVKV comes from the coding sequence ATGACAGACTCCGACCGCTTCAAGGCCATCGCCGATGTCGCTTTCGAAGGTGGCTATCCGACCACCGATGCCGCGCAATCACTGACCGAGGAGCTGTATTTCCAACGCGCGGTGCAGACGTATCTCTGGGCACTGCCGGCAGTGAACATGTACGCGATGAAGAAGGGCCTCGGCGCAGTTGCCGGGACCGGATACAACGTGATGTCCGTCTACGAGAAGCGACTCAAACCCAACACGGTCATCACCACCCCCAACTCCGACGTCATCTACTGCATTGGTTTCGCCGACCTGAGTGAGACAGGTCCCCTGGTGCTGGAGGCACCGCCCAAGATTCAAGGATTGCTCGACGATTTCTGGCACCGCCCGCTCGCCGGCCCGAGGATCGGTGACGTCCAATACCTCGGCGATATCGGTATTCCCGGCCCCGACAAGGGCCAAGGCGGCAAGTATCTCGTCGTACCGTCAGGGCAGGAGGTCGGCTTACTCGGCATCGACCCGAACGAGTACTTCATCTATGACTGCCCCACCAACAGGGTGTTCATCTTCCAGCGGGGTTTCTTCCAGTCGGTCGACGACTTGTCGCCGGGGGTGCAATCGGTCGAGGGACTCGTCGTCCGTCCCCTCAACGGGCCGGCCATCCCGATGAAGTTCCAGCACGTCTCCGACCTTCCGGCCAATGCCCTGTTCGCACATGACGCCGGCTACTTCGACATCCTGAATGAGCTGATCCAAAACGAACGCGTCGATTCGGTGGATCCCTACATGCACGGTTCACTCGCCGCGCTGGGTATCGCGAAAGGTCGCCCGTTCGCCCCGACCGACCGTCAGCGCCAGCTACTCGGTCTGGGCGCTCAGACCGCGTGGAAGATGGCAAAGAACATCGCAGCCCACTTCGACCAGGAACAGAACGCTCTGTGGTGGCAGGACCGCCGTTGGGTGGCACACGCCAAGACCGAACTCGACGACTTCTGGCACACCCTGCTCGACGAGCAGTGGCGCGACCGCACCACCGGCCACACCGACGTCAACGCCAAGGCCCACATGTTCATCAACGCCTACTCGATCAGCAGCGGCATGATGTCCTCGATCGTCGGCATGGGCGCCAAGTACGGCGCCGCCTACAAGGACAGCAACGGCGAGTACCTACGGGGCGAGAACACCTACACCATCGACCTGCCCGCCGACCCGCCGGCCAACATCCTGTGGTCTGTAACGGTCTACGACGCCGATACCGCGGCCGGTGTCGACGCCCCGGGCCAGGTGTATCCGTCTCTGAACTCGATGAATGATCTCGAGTTCAACGACGACGGGTCAGTCACCTTCTACATCGGACCCAACCCACCGGAGGGCGCCAAGAACTGGCTCAAGACCGTTCCCGGCCGCGGCTGGTTCAGCCTGATCCGGTGGTACGGCCCGAAGCAGGAATTCTTCGAGCACAAGTACAAGCCCGGTGATTTCGTCAAGGTCTAG
- a CDS encoding DUF1254 domain-containing protein, with translation MPLTRRGALRTAGLAAAAAGVATAMAACSTEKASNGSETQEPDGKPSAAPNSPPGAADITQPASGVGMFPGYVQTIAQFAYVWGWPMVNMLNRRAKITQAPHPGLLNGVLPAAPQGRLAMLSNYIDPAETFVTCPNQDVVYGLAYFSLDDQPVIAQVPDFGDRFWVYALYDARTDQFGELGKPYGTKPGFYLLAGPDWKGEKPDGVEAVIRSSTSLANAIPRVFMDDTPEDHTAIQAVINQIDIYPLSDFDGKMKSTEWAKLGAIPGPPADGGAGETKWVVPEKFFDEFGSILDEVSPLPGEEALYAQFRALLDSADQKPNIKKVLVESAVSTEREVIGPFFQWAHNGRPAGNGWNRSTNNAQFGIDYFDRTGTARSNMFDNRPNETQYFYTDNDATGAPLHGDKVYRVTFPAGQEPPVKGFWSLTLYNDKHLFHPNDLKRYSLGTKNKNLKRNPDGSLTLYAGAKSPGPDTESNWLPAPAGPFSLYIRAYWGESGITEGTWKPPAVEVV, from the coding sequence ATGCCACTGACTCGGCGTGGCGCGCTGCGGACGGCGGGCCTTGCGGCAGCTGCTGCCGGTGTCGCCACGGCGATGGCCGCGTGCTCGACCGAGAAGGCCTCAAACGGCTCAGAAACGCAGGAACCCGACGGCAAGCCTTCGGCCGCGCCGAATTCGCCGCCCGGCGCCGCGGACATCACCCAGCCCGCCTCCGGCGTCGGGATGTTCCCGGGATATGTCCAGACGATCGCGCAGTTCGCCTATGTCTGGGGCTGGCCAATGGTCAACATGCTCAACCGGCGCGCCAAGATCACCCAGGCTCCGCACCCCGGCCTGCTCAACGGCGTCCTGCCCGCCGCGCCGCAGGGCCGACTCGCCATGCTGTCCAACTACATCGACCCGGCCGAGACCTTCGTGACCTGCCCGAATCAGGATGTGGTGTACGGACTGGCGTACTTCTCCCTCGATGACCAGCCGGTGATCGCCCAAGTGCCGGATTTCGGCGACCGGTTCTGGGTGTACGCGCTGTACGACGCCCGCACGGATCAGTTCGGGGAGCTCGGTAAACCGTATGGCACCAAGCCAGGTTTCTATCTCCTGGCCGGGCCGGACTGGAAGGGCGAAAAACCTGACGGTGTCGAAGCGGTGATCAGGAGCTCTACTTCGTTGGCCAACGCGATACCTCGGGTCTTCATGGACGACACCCCCGAGGATCACACCGCGATCCAGGCGGTCATCAACCAAATCGACATCTATCCGCTCAGTGACTTCGACGGCAAGATGAAGAGCACCGAGTGGGCGAAGCTTGGCGCGATCCCCGGGCCGCCCGCCGATGGCGGGGCGGGGGAGACGAAATGGGTTGTGCCCGAGAAGTTCTTCGACGAATTCGGGTCGATCCTCGATGAGGTGAGTCCGCTGCCCGGCGAGGAAGCGCTCTACGCACAATTCCGGGCGCTGCTGGACTCGGCCGACCAGAAGCCCAACATCAAGAAGGTTCTCGTCGAGAGTGCGGTGAGCACGGAGCGCGAAGTCATCGGGCCGTTCTTCCAGTGGGCACACAACGGACGCCCCGCGGGCAACGGCTGGAACCGGTCGACCAACAACGCGCAATTCGGAATCGACTACTTCGACCGGACCGGTACCGCCAGATCGAACATGTTCGACAACCGGCCCAACGAGACGCAGTACTTCTACACCGACAACGACGCCACCGGCGCCCCGCTGCACGGTGACAAGGTGTACAGGGTCACCTTCCCGGCTGGTCAGGAACCGCCTGTCAAGGGCTTCTGGTCGCTGACGCTCTACAACGACAAGCACCTGTTCCATCCCAACGACCTCAAGCGCTACTCCCTGGGCACCAAGAACAAGAACCTCAAGCGCAATCCCGACGGATCGCTGACCCTCTACGCCGGTGCCAAGTCACCTGGACCGGACACCGAGTCGAACTGGCTGCCCGCGCCCGCCGGACCGTTTTCCCTCTATATCCGTGCCTACTGGGGTGAGTCGGGCATCACCGAGGGCACCTGGAAGCCGCCGGCGGTCGAAGTTGTCTGA
- a CDS encoding GNAT family N-acetyltransferase produces the protein MAAVDVRPPNKSDVKRLAAVLGRAFHDDPVMSWILSDDARRATALPRLFSAITRHHFLAGGGAEVAVRGGEIGAAALWDGPGRWKQTPGEELRMLPTMVLAFGRDLRRGQRVVELMKEHHPEEPHWYLAVIGSDPTVRGGGFGHALMRSRLDRVDAEHAPAYLESSNPDNVPYYMRFGFEVTGEIVLPNGGPTLTPMWRAPR, from the coding sequence GTGGCTGCCGTCGATGTCCGTCCCCCGAACAAGTCTGACGTGAAGCGGCTTGCCGCGGTCCTGGGCCGGGCCTTCCACGACGACCCGGTGATGTCGTGGATCCTGTCCGACGACGCCCGCCGGGCCACGGCGCTGCCTCGCTTGTTCTCGGCGATCACGCGCCACCATTTCCTTGCCGGCGGTGGTGCCGAGGTGGCCGTCCGCGGCGGCGAGATCGGTGCGGCAGCGTTGTGGGACGGACCCGGTCGATGGAAGCAGACTCCTGGTGAGGAACTGCGCATGTTGCCGACGATGGTGTTGGCGTTCGGCCGCGACCTGCGACGCGGGCAGCGGGTGGTCGAGCTCATGAAAGAGCATCACCCCGAGGAGCCGCACTGGTATCTGGCAGTGATCGGCAGCGACCCCACTGTCCGCGGCGGGGGCTTCGGGCACGCCCTGATGCGATCGCGGCTGGATCGCGTCGACGCCGAACACGCGCCGGCCTACCTGGAGTCGAGCAACCCCGACAACGTTCCGTACTACATGCGGTTCGGGTTCGAGGTCACCGGCGAGATCGTACTGCCCAACGGCGGACCCACCTTGACGCCGATGTGGCGGGCGCCGCGCTGA
- a CDS encoding ABC transporter substrate-binding protein: MRVLTALLSLVSVTLSLTVACGHRESGADNPTAGPAAGPTSYPLTIENCGVTVTFGGPPQRAVSLYQSSTEILLALGLADRMVGTSTWFDPVLPELAADNATVPRLADNDPGLETVLGAEPDLVTSASAHTFTPAVVADRSRFAQLGIPTYQSPSVCTGGKVDGETVTRTEPLALETLFREIGELARIFDVQQRGRDLIARLTRRLDDKPSITEPNTTVAFWFSGLRTPYLAGCCSAPGLYAGELGVTNVFADTREDWPEVSWEALADRDPDVLVLADLNRRRVDGDALDTKVKFLESNPVTRNMSAVRDKRYVVLSGSELDPGIREIDALEKLAAGFRAFGLAR, translated from the coding sequence GTGCGTGTACTCACCGCACTGTTGTCCCTGGTGTCTGTGACGTTGTCGCTCACGGTGGCTTGCGGGCATCGAGAGTCTGGTGCCGACAACCCCACCGCCGGGCCCGCCGCGGGCCCGACCAGCTATCCGCTCACGATCGAGAACTGTGGTGTCACCGTCACTTTCGGCGGACCGCCGCAGCGGGCCGTATCGCTGTATCAGTCCTCGACCGAGATCCTGCTGGCGCTGGGGCTGGCCGATCGGATGGTCGGTACCTCGACATGGTTCGATCCCGTGTTGCCCGAACTCGCGGCCGACAATGCCACCGTGCCCCGGCTGGCCGACAACGACCCGGGGCTGGAGACGGTGCTCGGCGCGGAGCCCGACCTGGTGACCTCGGCCAGCGCCCACACCTTCACACCGGCGGTGGTCGCCGACCGGAGCCGATTCGCCCAACTGGGCATCCCGACGTACCAGTCGCCTTCGGTGTGCACCGGGGGGAAGGTCGACGGTGAGACCGTCACCCGCACCGAACCGCTGGCCCTCGAAACCCTGTTCCGCGAGATCGGCGAGCTGGCCCGGATCTTCGATGTGCAGCAGCGTGGCCGGGATCTGATCGCCCGGCTCACCAGGCGGCTGGACGACAAGCCGTCGATCACCGAACCGAATACCACTGTCGCCTTCTGGTTCTCGGGCTTGCGGACGCCGTATCTGGCCGGCTGCTGCTCGGCACCGGGACTGTATGCCGGCGAGCTCGGCGTGACCAATGTCTTCGCCGACACCCGCGAAGACTGGCCGGAGGTCAGCTGGGAGGCATTGGCCGACCGCGATCCGGACGTATTGGTGCTCGCCGATCTCAATCGAAGACGCGTCGACGGGGACGCCCTGGACACGAAGGTGAAGTTCCTGGAATCGAATCCGGTGACCAGGAACATGTCCGCGGTGCGCGACAAGCGCTATGTCGTGCTGTCCGGGTCCGAACTCGATCCCGGGATCCGTGAGATCGATGCCCTGGAGAAGCTGGCCGCCGGATTCCGAGCGTTCGGATTGGCCCGATGA